The following coding sequences lie in one Nycticebus coucang isolate mNycCou1 chromosome 18, mNycCou1.pri, whole genome shotgun sequence genomic window:
- the STAC2 gene encoding SH3 and cysteine-rich domain-containing protein 2 isoform X1, with the protein MTEMSEKENEPDGAATHTPPGTVSALQETKLQRFRRSLSLKTILRSKSVENFFLRSGSELKCPTEVLLTPPTPLPPPSPPPASTDGGLPTPAPSPCPVPRPLAPLKPVRLHSFQEHVFKRASPCELCHQFIVGNSKQGLRCKTCKVSVHLWCSEEISHQQCPGKTSTSFRRNFSSPLLVHEPPPACAISRESPPTGASGKVDPVYETLRYGTSLALMNRSSFSSTSESPTRSLSERDELTEDGEGSIRSSEEAPGDSGPAESEGPGPEEKSPGQQPPQPPLRKDVGPMYSYVALYKFLPQENNDLALQPGDRIMLVDDSNEDWWKGKIGDRVGFFPANFVQRVRPGENVWRCCQPFSGNKEQGYMSLKENQGPGLLLQEPLFWLYLLLCPGHRALGRRWGGRQRRKWNILFGPQERKGVGIFGRWAHTKRTLDHANQCHSPSWAQSHPSTQ; encoded by the exons CTCCAGCGATTCAGGCGCTCTCTCTCCCTCAAGACCATCCTCCGAAGtaagagtgtggagaacttcTTCCTTCGCTCAGGCTCTGAGCTCAAGTGCCCCACCGAGGTGCTGCTGACGCCCCCAacccccctgccccctccctccccaccacccgCATCCACGGATGGGGGCTTGCCCACCCCAGCACCCTCTCCATGTCCAGTCCCACGTCCCCTGGCACCACTCAAACCAGTGAGGTTGCACAGCTTCCAGGAACATGTCTTCAAGAGAGCCAGCCCTTGTGAGCTGTGCCATCAGTTCATTGTGG GAAACTCCAAGCAGGGCTTGCGATGTAAGACATGCAAAGTCAGCGTCcacctctggtgctctgaggaaATCTCCCACCAACAATGCCCAGGCAAGACG TCCACCTCCTTCCGCCGCAACTTTAGCTCCCCACTCCTGGTGCATGAGCCACCACCAGCCTGTGCCATAAGCAGAGAGTCCCCACCCACGG GGGCCAGCGGGAAGGTGGATCCCGTCTACGAGACCTTGCGCTATGGCACCTCCCTGGCCCTGATGAACCGCTCCAGCTTCAGCAGCACATCTGAGTCTCCCACACGGAGCCTG AGTGAGCGAGATGAGCTGACAGAGGATGGGGAGGGCAGCATCCGCAGCTCTGAGGAGGCGCCTGGTGACAGTG GCCCAGCTGAGAGTGAAGGGCCAGGACCAGAGGAGAAGAGCCCTGGACAGCAG CCACCCCAGCCTCCCCTGCGGAAGGATGTGGGGCCCATGTACTCCTATGTTGCGCTCTACAAGTTTCTGCCCCAGGAGAACAATGACCTGGCTCTGCA GCCTGGAGATCGCATCATGCTTGTGGATGACTCTAACGAGGACTGGTGGAAG GGCAAGATCGGAGACCGGGTTGGCTTCTTCCCAGCCAATTTTGTGCAACGGGTGAGACCAGGCGAGAATGTTTGGCGCTGCTGCCAACCCTTCTCCGGGAATAAGGAACAGGGTTACATGAGCCTCAAGGAGAACCAA GGACCAGGGCTGCTGCTGCAAGAGCCCCTTTTCTGGCTGTATCTGCTCCTTTGTCCTGGACACAGAGCCCTGGGAAGAAGATGGGGTGGAAGACAGAGAAGGAAGTGGAATATTCTGTTTGGTCCCCAGGAAAGGAAGGGAGTAGGCATCTTTGGGAGGTGGGCACACACAAAGAGGACTCTTGATCATGCCAACCAGTGCCACTCCCCATCCTGGGCACAGTCACACCCTTCCACGCAATGA
- the STAC2 gene encoding SH3 and cysteine-rich domain-containing protein 2 isoform X2, with product MTEMSEKENEPDGAATHTPPGTVSALQETKLQRFRRSLSLKTILRSKSVENFFLRSGSELKCPTEVLLTPPTPLPPPSPPPASTDGGLPTPAPSPCPVPRPLAPLKPVRLHSFQEHVFKRASPCELCHQFIVGNSKQGLRCKTCKVSVHLWCSEEISHQQCPGKTSTSFRRNFSSPLLVHEPPPACAISRESPPTGASGKVDPVYETLRYGTSLALMNRSSFSSTSESPTRSLSERDELTEDGEGSIRSSEEAPGDSGPAESEGPGPEEKSPGQQPPQPPLRKDVGPMYSYVALYKFLPQENNDLALQPGDRIMLVDDSNEDWWKGKIGDRVGFFPANFVQRVRPGENVWRCCQPFSGNKEQGYMSLKENQICVGMGRSKDADGFIRVSSGKKRGLVPADALTEI from the exons CTCCAGCGATTCAGGCGCTCTCTCTCCCTCAAGACCATCCTCCGAAGtaagagtgtggagaacttcTTCCTTCGCTCAGGCTCTGAGCTCAAGTGCCCCACCGAGGTGCTGCTGACGCCCCCAacccccctgccccctccctccccaccacccgCATCCACGGATGGGGGCTTGCCCACCCCAGCACCCTCTCCATGTCCAGTCCCACGTCCCCTGGCACCACTCAAACCAGTGAGGTTGCACAGCTTCCAGGAACATGTCTTCAAGAGAGCCAGCCCTTGTGAGCTGTGCCATCAGTTCATTGTGG GAAACTCCAAGCAGGGCTTGCGATGTAAGACATGCAAAGTCAGCGTCcacctctggtgctctgaggaaATCTCCCACCAACAATGCCCAGGCAAGACG TCCACCTCCTTCCGCCGCAACTTTAGCTCCCCACTCCTGGTGCATGAGCCACCACCAGCCTGTGCCATAAGCAGAGAGTCCCCACCCACGG GGGCCAGCGGGAAGGTGGATCCCGTCTACGAGACCTTGCGCTATGGCACCTCCCTGGCCCTGATGAACCGCTCCAGCTTCAGCAGCACATCTGAGTCTCCCACACGGAGCCTG AGTGAGCGAGATGAGCTGACAGAGGATGGGGAGGGCAGCATCCGCAGCTCTGAGGAGGCGCCTGGTGACAGTG GCCCAGCTGAGAGTGAAGGGCCAGGACCAGAGGAGAAGAGCCCTGGACAGCAG CCACCCCAGCCTCCCCTGCGGAAGGATGTGGGGCCCATGTACTCCTATGTTGCGCTCTACAAGTTTCTGCCCCAGGAGAACAATGACCTGGCTCTGCA GCCTGGAGATCGCATCATGCTTGTGGATGACTCTAACGAGGACTGGTGGAAG GGCAAGATCGGAGACCGGGTTGGCTTCTTCCCAGCCAATTTTGTGCAACGGGTGAGACCAGGCGAGAATGTTTGGCGCTGCTGCCAACCCTTCTCCGGGAATAAGGAACAGGGTTACATGAGCCTCAAGGAGAACCAA ATCTGTGTGGGCATGGGCAGAAGCAAGGATGCTGACGGCTTCATCCGCGTCAGCAGCGGCAAGAAACGGGGCCTGGTGCCAGCCGACGCCCTGACCGAGATCTAA